AACGGCCGCGGCCGGCTCTGGGCCAGAGGCGGCCGCGCGCCGCCAGCCGTACGGGCGGCCCGCTCCTCGACCAGCGACATCAGCTCCCCCGTCGCCCGCTTGCAGTCCGGGCACGTGCCGGGCTTCGGGCTCGCGAAGCCGCACTGCTGGCAGCGCCAGACGCTCCGGTCCTTCATTCTTTGCGGTCGCGATCTCGGTCGAGCCCCCGGATCAGCGACCGGAGCAGGAAGCTGCGCTGAACGCCGTCCAGGATCGTGACCAGCCGGTCGTACACCGTGGGATCGGCGATGAGCGCGCCCAGGGTCCCCTCGCCCTGGTTCAGCTTGGTGGTGATGGCCTTGAGGTTCGCCGTGGCGGCTTTCAGATCGTCGAGCGCCAGGCGAAGGTCGTCCTTTCCCCCGGTGTCGCGGACCAGGCTCCCCAGGGTCCCGCGGCCCCCGGCGATCCGATCGGACACGTCCCGGAAGTTCCGGGCGACCACGCGCAGGTCCTCCAGCACACCGCGGTACTTGGGGTCGAACAGGAGGGCCGGCAAGAGGCCCTCCTCCCCCTGATCGGACATCCGCCCGATCCGTTCCATGGCCTGGACGAACTTGCGCGCCGCCTCCGTCGAGCGCGGCGAGGTGAGCACCCCGACCGCGCCCTCCCCGCGCTCCAGGCGGTTCAGCACGCTCTGGGTAGTCGCCAGCATCTCGTTCAGCCGGCGCAGGGCGTGGGGCTCCTCGTAGAGCAGGACGTGGGCCCAGCTCTGGCCCTTTTCCAGCTCGGTGCCGATGCGGGCGAACTGCTCGGTGGTTTTCCGCGCGGTGGCGGCTGCCGCCGCGACGTCCTCGACGATCTTCGCCTGCTTGAAGCTTTCCGCCGTCTCGCGCAGGCTCTCGGCCAGCGCCGCCACGTTCTTCACCGTCTGGGCCCCGCTGCTCATGACTTCGGCGATGTCGGCGGGGTCCCGGGCGGCCAGCGTCCCGCCCGGCGCGAGCGGGGGCACCCGGGCGGTGCCCACGGTGATCTCGACGATCTTGTCTCCGAGCAGCCCCTGCGTCTCGATGCGCGCCACGGAATCCTGCCGGATACGGTCGGCGAACTGTCGGGCGATGTCGAGCTCGACCCGCACCTTGCCGCCCGGCTGGGCCGGCAGATGGACCTCGGCCACCCGGCCGATCTGCACACCGGCCAGCCGCACCGTGGCGCCAGCGGCCAGCCCGGCGACCTCGGTGAACTCGGCGTGGATCGTGTAGCGGGGCTCGAAAAGCCGGGTCCGCGCGCCCAGGGCATAGATCATCCCCAGGAATACCGCGATGGCGATCATCACGAAGATCCCCACCCGGAGCTGCCGGGCCGTCTCGCCGCGCTCGGCGTTCACCGGCTCACCTCGCCTCGCCCGCCAGGAAGGCCTGCACGGCGGGATCGTCCGAGTCGAGCACGGCGTCCCGGGGCCCCACGGCGGCGAACTGCCCATGGATGAGCACGGCGACGCGGTCAGCTACCGTGCGCGTCAAGTCGAGGTCGTGCGTCACCACGATCGCAGTGTCGCATACCCCGGTCCTGACCTGCGAGATGAGCTCGGCGACGAGCCGCGAGTTCGTGGGATCGAGTCCCGCCGTCGGCTCGTCGAACAGCATGAGCTCCGGCTGATTCACCAGAGCCCGGGCGATGCCGACCCGCTTTCGCATTCCGCCGGAAAGCTCGGCGGGCAGCAGCGGGAGCACCGCGCCGTTGAGTCCCACCAGGGAGAGGAAGTACGCGACCCGCTCCCGGATCTCGGGCTCGCCAAGCCTGGTGTGCTCGCGCAGCGGGTAGGCGACGTTCTCGAACACCGACAGCGAGTCGAAGAGGGCCGCGTTCTGAAAGACGAAGCCGATCCGGCGGCGTATGGGGAGGAGCTGTTCTTCCGACAGCCGCTCGATGGCGCGGCCGAGCAGGCGGATCTGGCCGCGGTCGGGTCGGAGCAGGCCGGCGATGAGACGCAAGAGCACCGTCTTACCCGATCCGCTGCCGCCCATCACCACCAGCGTCTCCCCCCGCCGCGCCTCCAGTGACACGCCGGCCAGCACCAGCGTGCTGTCGAACGCCTTCCACACGTCGACGACCTCCGCCAGCGAAACGGCAGCGTTCACCAGAACAGGCTGAGGAACAGCTTGGTCAGGAAGAAGTCCGAGATGATGACCCCCATGGTGACCTGGACGACCGTGGCCGTCGTGGCCCGCCCCAGACCCTCGGTTCCGCCCTCGGTGGCCAGGCCGTTGTAGCAGCCGATGAGCGTGACGATGATCCCGAAGAAGACGCTCTTGCCGATCCCCATGAGGAAGTCCTTGGGGACGACCCAGTACGTCGTCGTGTTCCAGTAGGCGTAGGGGTCGCTGCCGCGCTCGAACATCATCATGGCCAACCCGCCGAGGACGCCCAGCGCGTCGGCCAGCACGGTGAGGAGGGGGAACACCACGAGGGCGGCCAGCATTCGGGGAACGATGAGCCGCTTGACGTAGTTGACGCCCAGGGTGCGCAGCGCGTCGATCTGCTCGGTCACCTTCATGGAGCCCAGCTCGGCGGTGATGCCCGAGGCCACCTTGCCCCCGACCAGGATGGCGGTGAGCACGGGCCCGAGTTCGCGCAGGAGGGCCAGGGCCGTCACCGGCCCCACGTAGTTCTCGGCCCCGAAGCGAGCCATGTTCGCCGCGCTCTGCAGCGCGAACACCATGCCGGTGAAGACGGCCGCCGTCAGGGCCACGCCGAGCGAGCGTATCCCCATGACCTCCATCTCGGCCACGACGTGCCGGGCGTAGGCGGGCGGCAGCGCCAGGTTGCGCAGCACGACGCCGGCGAGCAGCCCCAACCCGCCGTACCACATGGCGGCACGCCTCAGGTAGGTCTCCATCACCGCTCCAACGTGAAGCTGGCCACGAACTCCCCGAAATCGCGGTACCACTCGGCGAAGACGTCCACGGGAGCCGCATAGGCGAGGTCGTACACGCAGCGGGTATCGCTCACCGTCACCGTTTCGATGCGAACGTGGCCGGCGTCGTCGCCGCCCGCCTCCACCACGGCGCGGGTCCCGGGCCGACCGGCGACCAGAACGGCCTCCTCCTCGATGAGGCGCCGGTCCGGCAGGCCCAAGAGCAGCTGCCGCTGCAGGACGCTGGCCGAACGCCGCGCGACCTGGGCTTCGCAGGTCGCATTCGCCAGCATCCCGGCCTGCCCGTTCCGCGGCCTCAGCTCGAGGTCGGCCCGGCTGCCGTCGACCACAGTCCATTCCGGTCCGGGAATGCGCACGCGATAGCCCTTGTCGGAATGGTAGACGCCTTGCTCCATCCGGCGCCCGGCGCAGCCGGTCCCCAGCAGCGCACCCAGGAGGCTGACCGTCACCATCCCGGCGCTGAAAACGCGCACCCGATGTTCAGGCGCTCGGCGTCGCGCGAGCCTGATGGCGCCGGGCCAGCTCCTCCAGCACGTCGCGCAGCCGAAGCCCCCGGGCCCCCAGGAGCACCAGCGTGTGAAACCATAGGTCGGCGACCTCCTCGATCACCCGCCGATCGCCCTCGCCGCCCAGAGCCGCCGTGATCACCTCGCTCGCCTCTTCGCCGATCTTCCGGGCGATCGTCGGCTCGCCTTTGGCCAACAGCCCGTTCACGTACGAGCCGGCCCGCGGGGCTGACTTGCGGCTCTCCACGATCCGCTCCAGCCGCTCCAGCATGTTGGCGGCCACGGCATCGCCCCGCACGGCGGTGAAGAAGCAGGTGCGGTTGCCGGTGTGACAGGCCTGGCCGTCCTGGTGCACCTGAACGAGCAGCGTGTCGCCGTCGCAGTCAGCGTAGAGGGCGCGGACGTGCTGCGCGTGGCCCGATGTTTCGCCTTTGCGCCACAGCTGCTGGCGGGAGCGCGACCAGAAGTGGGTGAGACCGGTGGCCAGGGTCGCTTCCAGGGCGGCCAGATTCATCCAGGCGACCATGAGCACCTCGCCGGTCTCCGCCTCCTGGACCACCGCCGGGATGAGCCCGTGCTCGTCGAACTTCAAGTTTCCCAGGCTCACGGCTCCAGCCGCACCTCCACACCGAGCTCGCGGAGGTGCCGCTTGGCCTCGGCGACGGTGTGGATCCCGAAGTGAAAGATCGACGCCGCCAGCACGGCGTCCGCGCGCCCCTCGACCAGCCCTTCGTACAGGTGCTCCAGCGAGCCGGCTCCGCCCGACGCGATCACCGGCACCTCCACCGCCTCGGCCACCGCCCGTGTGAGCTCGAGGTCGTAGCCGTCCTTGGTGCCGTCCCGGTCCATGCTCGTCAACAGGATCTCGCCGGCGCCGAGCTCGGCCGCCGTGCGCGCCCACTCGACCGCGTCGCGTCCGGCCGGCCGGCGGCCGCCGTGCGTGTACACCGCCCACCGCGGCGCGCCGGCCCCCGGGACCCGGCGCGCATCGACGGCGACCACGATGCACTGGCTGCCGAACCGCTCGGCGGCCTCCCTGATGAGGGCGGGGCGCTGCAGGGCCGCGGTGTTGAGCGACACCTTGTCGGCGCCGGCCCGCAGCAGGGCCCGCACGTCGCCGATCCCGCGGATGCCGCCGCCGACCGTCAGCGGCATGTAGATCCCCTCGGCCGTGCGGCCGACGACGTCGAGCATGATCTGCCGGTGCTCGTGGGAGGCCGTGATGTCCAGGAAGACCAGCTCGTCGGCACCCTGGGCGTCATAGGCCAGCGCGGCCTCCACCGGGTCGCCGGCGTCGCGGAGGTCGACGAAGCGCACGCCCTTGACGACGCGGCCGTCCTTGACGTCCAGGCAAGGGATGACGCGCTTGGCCAGCATGGGTTACTCAGAGGGGGGCTTCGCCCCCCTTGAGTCGGAGGGGGCCTTGACGGCCGCCTCCGAAGCCTCCCCCAGGATTCGGATTGCGCGGGCAGAGCCCGCGCACGAATTCAATGCGTGCAGTGCTGCGGGAAGATCGATGAGCCCGGTGTACAGGGCGCGGCCGACGATGGCACCCTCGACGCCGGGGATGGCGGCGAGAGCCAGGAGGTCGTCGAGGTTGGAGACGCCGCCCGACGCGAGAACCGGCATCCCGGTGGCGTCGGCCAGCGCCGCCGTGGCCGTCACGTTCGGGCCTTGCCCCGTCCCGTCCCGGCTCACGTCCGTGTAGAGCAGGGCCGCCGCGCCGGCCGTCCGGGCCCGGCGACCGAGCTCGATGACGGTGATCTCGGCAACCTCGGTCCAGCCCTTCACCGCTACCCGGGAATCGCGCCCGTCGACGGCGACGATGATGCGCCCCGGATGCTCCTGACACATGGTGGTCAGGAACGTGGGATCGAGGGCCCTGGTCCCCAGGACCACCCATCGGGCCCCGGCCTGGAACGCCGCCGCCACGGCGTCGGCATCCCGGAGGCCTCCGCCGACCGCAACCGGCACCGGCACCGCTTTGATGACCCGGGCGACCACGTCCGACTGCCTGGGTCGGCCCAGAGCCCCGTCCAGGTCGACGACGTGCAGGCGCTCGGAGCCGAGATCCACCCAGCGGCGGGCCATGGCCGCGGGATCCTCGGAGAATACGGTTTCCTGGTCGGCCCGGCCCTCGCGCAGGCGCACGCAGAGCCCTCCCCGGATGTCGACAGCCGGAATGACGGTCATCAGCCGCCTTTCACGACCGCGGCGAAATTCTCCAGCAGGCGCAGCCCCCAGCGCTGGCTCTTCTCCGGGTGGAACTGCGTCGCGAAGAACCGGCCGCGCTCCAGGGCTGCGGCGAAGCGCACGCCGTACTCGCACCAGGCGACCCGTACGGCGGTTCCCTCGGCGACGACCGGGTAAAACGAGTGCACGAAGTAAAAGTGGGCCCCCACGGGGATGCCCGCGAAGAGTCGGAGGTCGGCGTCGTAGTAGACACGGTTCCAGCCCATGTGCGGGATCTTCCGGCCGGGCGGGAAGCGCCGGACCACGCCGGGCACGATGTCGAGCCCACGGCCCTGGCCGAACTCCTCGCTGCTCGAGAAGAGCAGCTGATAGCCCAGGCAGATGCCGAGGAAGGGCCGCCGCCCGTCCAGGGCGCGCATCAACGGGGCCCGCAGCCCCAGCTGCTCCAGGTTCGTCATGGCGTCGTGGAACGCCCCGTCGCCGGGCAGCACGACAGCGTCGGCCTCGTCGACCACCCGGGGGTCCTGGGTGATCGTGGCCGGCACCCCGACCCTCAAGAACGCCTTCTCCACCGAGCCCAGGTTGCCGCGACCGTAGTCGATGACCGCGATCACAGGCTCGCCTCGCCTTCGGCTGCGGCTCGCACTACCACGATCACAACCGCCCCTTGGTCGAAGGCACGGCGTCGGCGATGCGAGGGTTGATCCGGCTGGCCTCGGCCAGCGCCCGGCCCACCGCCTTGAACACAGCCTCCGTGATGTGGTGGAGGTTGTGGCCGTAATGCATCGTCACGTGCAACGTGATCTCGGCGTTGAAGGCGAAGGCCCGGAAAAACTCCTGGAGCATGTCGAGGTCGAAGTTGGCCACCCGGGTGCGGGCCACCGGCACGTTGAACACGAGGAACGGCCGGCCGGAGATGTCGACGGCGGCCGACACCAGAGCCTCGTCCATGGGCACGAACGCGGTGCCGTACCGGACGATCCCCCGCTTGTCGCCGGAGGCCTCGCGCAGGGCCTGGCCCAGAACGATGCCGACGTCCTCTACCGTGTGGTGGATGTCTACCTCGACGTCCCCGCTGGCCTCCACCGTCAGGTCCATGAGTCCGTGCTTGGCCCAGGCCTCCAGCATGTGGCTGAAAAAGGGGATCGGCGTGCCCACCTTGGCGGCGCCGGTGCCGTCGAGGTTCAGGCTGATCGCCACGTCGGTCTCCTTCGTCTTGCGTTCCACGCGGGCCTGGCGCACCGCTCGGCTCATCGGCTCTCTCCTCCGGCCCGGACGTCGGCGGCCCGCCGGTGGCCGCCCAGGCCTTCGATGTCCGCCAGGGCGCGCAGATGTGGAAGGGCGGCCTGCAGGCCCGCGCTCGAGTACTCGATGACGCTCGACCGCTTGACGAAGTCCTCCACCCCGAGCGGCGAGGAGAAACGGGCGGTGCCTGCCGTGGGCAGGACGTGACTGGGGCCGGCGACGTAGTCGCCGACGACCTCCGGCGTCCGGCCGCCCACGAAGATGGCGCCGGCGTGGCGCACGCGCGGCAACAGCGCTTGCGGGACGCGCACCAGCAGCTCCAGGTGCTCGGGCGCCAGCAGGTTGGCCAGATCCGCCGCCTCTTCGAGCGTGCTGACCAGGACGAGGGCGCCGTGCCCCTGCAGGGCTGGGCCAGCGATCTCCTTGCGGGCGAGGCGTTCGAGCTGGGCGGCGAGCGCCCCCACGACGCGGGGCGCCAGGTCGGCAGCATCGGTCACGAGCACGGCCCGGGCCATGGGGTCGTGCTCGGCCTGGGCCAACAGGTCGGCGGCGATCCACTCGGGATCGGCATACGCGTCGGCGATCACGAGCACCTCGCTGGGTCCCGCGACCATGTCGATGCCTACGTCTCCGTACACCCTGGCCTTGGCCAGGGCCACGTAGACGTTGCCGGGTCCCACCACTTTGTCGACCTTCCGGATGGTCCTCGTGCCGTAGGCGAGCGCCGCGATGGCCTGAGCCCCTCCCACCCGCCAGGCCTCGGTGACCCCGGCGACGCGCGCGGCGGCCAGCACGGTGGGGTCCACGTTCCCGGCACGCCCGGGCGGGCTGACCAGGACGATCTCGGGCACGCCGGCGACGCGGGCAGGCACGGCCGTCATCAGCACCGTCGATGGATAGGCGGCGCGACCGCCGGGCACGTAGATCCCCACCCGGTCCAGCGCCCTGACCTCCTGGCCCAGAATCGAGCCGTGCTCGTCGGTGATCCGCCAGGTCTTGGGCAGGGCCGCCGCGTGGTAGCGCTCGATGCGCTCGGCGGCATACAGGAGCGCGGCGCGCACGGACGGCTCGAGGGCCCGCTCGGCGGCCTCCAGCTCCTCCGGCGGAATGGCCAGCGCCGCCGCCGTGGACACGGCCAGCCCGTCGAACCGCGCGGTGAGCTCCAGGAGCGCCGCGTCGCCGCGCTCGCGAACGGCGCACAGGATGTCGTCGACCGCCCGGGGGATGGCCGGATCGACGGCCGCCGGCGGCCGCGCCAGCTCGCGCGCCACGGCGGCCAGGCCCAGACGGCGGGCGTCGAGCGTGCGAATCATCGTCGGGAGCCCCGAGTGGCCGGCGGGGCCGCCGCACGCCCGCGCAGCTCGTCGAGAAGCTCGGTGACGGCCGCGTACTCCGTCTTCATCGACGCCCGGTTGACGATCACCCGGGCGGTGGAGCGCGCGATCTCGGCCACTTCGACGAGCCCGTTGGCCCGCAGCGTTTCCCCGGACTGCACGAGATCGACGATGCGCTCGGCCAGTCCCACGAGGGGAGCGAGCTCGATCGACCCGTCCAGGCGCACGATCTCCACCTGCACGCCATGCTCCGAGAAGTACCGCTCGGTCATCCTCGGGTACTTGGTGGCGACGCGAACCCACGACCATTTGGCGGGATCGTCGCGCTCCCACAGCTCGCGCGGCTCGGCCACCACCAGCCGACAGAAGCCGAAGCCAAGGTCGAGCGGCTCGTAGACGTCGGGCTCCTGCTCGAGCAGGATGTCCTTGCCGACGATGCCGAGGTCGGCGGCGCCGTAGGTGACATAGGCCGGAATGTCGGCCGGCTTGAGGAAGAGCAGCCGGAGGCCCCGGCGCGGGTCGCTGAAGATCAGCCGTCGCGACTCGGCGTCGATGCCATCCACGCCCAGCTCGCGCAGGAGCGCCAGCGCCCCGTCCAGCAGCCGCCCCTTGGGCAGGGCCAGGGTGAGTCGCTCCTTCACGGCCAGCGCTCGATGCGGGCGCCCAGCCCGCGCAGCTTCACCTCCAGCCGCTCGTAGCCGCGGTCCAGGTGATAGACGCGGGAGACCTCGGTCCGCCCGCCGGCGGCCAGCCCGGCCAGGACCAGGGCGGCCGAGGCCCGCAGGTCGGACGCCATCACCGGGGCGCCCTGGTAGGAGGGCACGCCCCGGATGATGGCCGTGGAGCCTTCCGTCTCGATCCGGGCGCCCATGCGCACCAGCTCGGCGGCGTGCATGAAGCGGTTCTCGAAGATCGTCTCGGTGATGCGAGACTGCCCGTCGGCCAGGCCCAGCAAGGTCATCAGCTGAGCCTGCATGTCAGTGGGGAAGCCCGGGAACGGGCTGGTGGTGATATCGGCCGGGCGCGGCCGCTCGGGGCCGCGCACGCGGATGCGGTCCGCCCCGATCTCGAGGGTCACGCCGCACTCCTCCAGCTTGGCCAGCACGGCGGTGATGTGATCGGGAACCAGCCCGGACACCAGCACGTCCCCGGCGGTGACGGCGGCCGCGACGAGCAACGTCCCCGCTTCGACGCGATCGGGAATGATCGAGTGCAATGCGCCGCCCAGGTCCGACACGCCCTCGATCTCGATGCGGGGAGTTCCCGCCCCGTCGATGTGCGCCCCCATGGCCTGGAGCAGGCGCGCGAGATCGACCACCTCCGGTTCCCGGGCGGCATTCTCGATGACCGTCGTGCCCTGGGCCAGGGTGGCCGCCATCATGAGGTTCTCGGTGCCCGTGACCGTCACCAGATCGGTGGCGATGCGCCCCCCCTTGAGCCGGCTGGCCCGCGCCACCACGTAGCCGTTCTCGATGGCGATCTCGGCCCCGAGCTTGGCCAGCCCCTTGAGGTGCTGGTCGATGGGACGCACCCCGATGGCGCACCCCCCGGGCAGGGCGACGCGGGCGGAGCCGTGACGGGCCACCAGGGGGCCCAGGACGAGCACGGAGGCGCGCATCGTGGAGACCAGGTCGTAGGCGGCGACGTCGCTGCTGACGTGCGGGACCCGGACACGGGCCCGGGACCCCAGCCGATCCACGGAGGCCCCCAGCGTCTGCAGCAGGCGCACCATGGTGTGGACGTCCTGGAGATCGGGGACGTTGGGAAAGGTGAGCGGTTCCGCGGTGAGCAGCCCGGCCGCCAGGGCCGGCAGCGCGGCATTCTTCGCGGCGCTGACGGAGACCGAGCCTCTCAGCGGGATACCTCCCTCGATCGCCAGTCGGGCCGGCATCAGGACACCCGGAGGGGGGCTTCGGACCATACGGAACGGGCGGAGATGAAGCGGGCGACGCCGGCGAGGTCGCGGTGAACCGCGGCATCGACCAGGCCGGCGTCCTCCGCCAGCCGCCGCACCGTCTCGGCCTGGTCGCCTCCGGCCGACTCGACCACGAGCCCGCCTCCCGGGCGAAGGACGCGCCTGGCCTCCAGGAGCAGCCCGGCCAGAACCACGAGGCCGTCGTCGCCACCGTCCAGCGCCATTCGCGGGTCGTGATCCCGGACTTCGGGCGCCAGGCCGGCGAGCAGACCCGTGGGCAGGTACGGCGGGTTGGAGACGATCAGATCGGCCACCCCAGGCCCCACTGCCGCCAGCACGTCGACGGCGGCCGGCAGGACCCGGCTCAGGCCCAGCCCGCGGGCGTTGTCGCGGGCGACCCGCAGGGCGGCCACCGCCGTGTCGGTGGCGACCACCAGCACGTCTCCGCGCTCGGCGGCGATGGCGGCGGCGACGCATCCCGAGCCGGTGCCGACGTCGACGACGACCGGGCGCCGGCCGGCCCGGGGCGGCGGCAGCAGACCCAGGGCGAGGTCGACCAGGACTTCGGTCTCCGGCCGGGGGACCAGGACGTCGGGACTCAGGCGCAGGCACAGCCCGCGGAAACTCTCCCAGCCCAGGATGCGCTGCAGCGGCTCACGGCGCCGGCGCCGCTCGACCGCCGCCTCGTACCGCGCGAGCAGGCCGGCGTCGGGCTGCTGACTCAGGAGCAGCCCGAGGTCGCCACGGCGAGCGCCGAGCAGGCCGGCCAGCAGCCATTCGGCGTCCGCGCGTGGCGTGTCGACCCCCGCAGCGGCCAGCCGCGTCGCCGCCGTGTGCAGCACCTGCGCCACCGTCGCGCCGGTCACGACGACACCCGCTCCAGCCGCTCGGCATGCTCGGCCGCCGCCAGCGCGTCGATGAGCTCGTCGAGGTCGCCCTCCAGCACGGCGCCCAGCCGATGCAAGGTCAGCCCGATCCGGTGGTCGGTGACACGGGCCTGGGGAAAGTTGTAGGTCCGGATCCGCTCGCTGCGCTCACCGGTGCCCACCTGGCTGCGCCGGTCGGCGGCGATCGCCGCCTGCTGCTCCTGCTGCGCGCGCTCCAGCAGACGGGCCTTGAGGACGCGCAGGGCCTTCGCCCGGTTCTTGATCTGCGACCGCTCATCCTGGCAGGTCACCACCAGCCCGGTGGGCAGGTGGGTGATGCGGACGGCCGAGTCGGTGGTGTTGACTCCCTGGCCGCCGGGCCCCGAGGAGCGATAGACGTCGACCTTCAGATCCTTCTCGTCGATCTTCACCTCGACATCCTCGGCCTCCAGCAGGACCGCCACCGTCACCGTGGAGGTGTGGATCCGCCCGGCCGACTCCGTGACCGGCACGCGTTGCACCCGGTGGACGCCACGCTCGTACTTGAGCCGGCTCCAGGCGCCCCGCCCCTGGACGAAGAGGATGATCTCCTTGAGTCCTCCGACACCGGTCGGGCTCGAATCCATCACCTCGACCTTCCAGCGCAGGCGCTCGGCGTACTTCGTGTACATCCGCGCCAGATCGGCGGCGAAGAGCGCGGCTTCGTCGCCGCCGGCGCCGGCCCGGATCTCGAGGAAGACGTTCTTGGCGTCGTTGGGGTCCCGGGGGACGAGGAGCCGCGTCAGCTCGCCCTCCAGGTCGGCCTGCTGGCGGCTCAGCTCCTCGATCTCGGCCTGGGCCAGGGCCTGGAGCTCGCGGTCGCTGTCCTCGGCGAGCAGGTGGCGGGCCTCGCCCAGG
The Candidatus Methylomirabilota bacterium DNA segment above includes these coding regions:
- the hisB gene encoding imidazoleglycerol-phosphate dehydratase HisB, giving the protein MSRAVRQARVERKTKETDVAISLNLDGTGAAKVGTPIPFFSHMLEAWAKHGLMDLTVEASGDVEVDIHHTVEDVGIVLGQALREASGDKRGIVRYGTAFVPMDEALVSAAVDISGRPFLVFNVPVARTRVANFDLDMLQEFFRAFAFNAEITLHVTMHYGHNLHHITEAVFKAVGRALAEASRINPRIADAVPSTKGRL
- a CDS encoding ABC transporter permease; this translates as METYLRRAAMWYGGLGLLAGVVLRNLALPPAYARHVVAEMEVMGIRSLGVALTAAVFTGMVFALQSAANMARFGAENYVGPVTALALLRELGPVLTAILVGGKVASGITAELGSMKVTEQIDALRTLGVNYVKRLIVPRMLAALVVFPLLTVLADALGVLGGLAMMMFERGSDPYAYWNTTTYWVVPKDFLMGIGKSVFFGIIVTLIGCYNGLATEGGTEGLGRATTATVVQVTMGVIISDFFLTKLFLSLFW
- the hisIE gene encoding bifunctional phosphoribosyl-AMP cyclohydrolase/phosphoribosyl-ATP diphosphatase HisIE, translating into MSLGNLKFDEHGLIPAVVQEAETGEVLMVAWMNLAALEATLATGLTHFWSRSRQQLWRKGETSGHAQHVRALYADCDGDTLLVQVHQDGQACHTGNRTCFFTAVRGDAVAANMLERLERIVESRKSAPRAGSYVNGLLAKGEPTIARKIGEEASEVITAALGGEGDRRVIEEVADLWFHTLVLLGARGLRLRDVLEELARRHQARATPSA
- a CDS encoding MlaD family protein, translating into MNAERGETARQLRVGIFVMIAIAVFLGMIYALGARTRLFEPRYTIHAEFTEVAGLAAGATVRLAGVQIGRVAEVHLPAQPGGKVRVELDIARQFADRIRQDSVARIETQGLLGDKIVEITVGTARVPPLAPGGTLAARDPADIAEVMSSGAQTVKNVAALAESLRETAESFKQAKIVEDVAAAAATARKTTEQFARIGTELEKGQSWAHVLLYEEPHALRRLNEMLATTQSVLNRLERGEGAVGVLTSPRSTEAARKFVQAMERIGRMSDQGEEGLLPALLFDPKYRGVLEDLRVVARNFRDVSDRIAGGRGTLGSLVRDTGGKDDLRLALDDLKAATANLKAITTKLNQGEGTLGALIADPTVYDRLVTILDGVQRSFLLRSLIRGLDRDRDRKE
- a CDS encoding ATP-binding cassette domain-containing protein, which gives rise to MNAAVSLAEVVDVWKAFDSTLVLAGVSLEARRGETLVVMGGSGSGKTVLLRLIAGLLRPDRGQIRLLGRAIERLSEEQLLPIRRRIGFVFQNAALFDSLSVFENVAYPLREHTRLGEPEIRERVAYFLSLVGLNGAVLPLLPAELSGGMRKRVGIARALVNQPELMLFDEPTAGLDPTNSRLVAELISQVRTGVCDTAIVVTHDLDLTRTVADRVAVLIHGQFAAVGPRDAVLDSDDPAVQAFLAGEAR
- the hisF gene encoding imidazole glycerol phosphate synthase subunit HisF — encoded protein: MLAKRVIPCLDVKDGRVVKGVRFVDLRDAGDPVEAALAYDAQGADELVFLDITASHEHRQIMLDVVGRTAEGIYMPLTVGGGIRGIGDVRALLRAGADKVSLNTAALQRPALIREAAERFGSQCIVVAVDARRVPGAGAPRWAVYTHGGRRPAGRDAVEWARTAAELGAGEILLTSMDRDGTKDGYDLELTRAVAEAVEVPVIASGGAGSLEHLYEGLVEGRADAVLAASIFHFGIHTVAEAKRHLRELGVEVRLEP
- a CDS encoding HisA/HisF-related TIM barrel protein, which produces MTVIPAVDIRGGLCVRLREGRADQETVFSEDPAAMARRWVDLGSERLHVVDLDGALGRPRQSDVVARVIKAVPVPVAVGGGLRDADAVAAAFQAGARWVVLGTRALDPTFLTTMCQEHPGRIIVAVDGRDSRVAVKGWTEVAEITVIELGRRARTAGAAALLYTDVSRDGTGQGPNVTATAALADATGMPVLASGGVSNLDDLLALAAIPGVEGAIVGRALYTGLIDLPAALHALNSCAGSARAIRILGEASEAAVKAPSDSRGAKPPSE
- the murA gene encoding UDP-N-acetylglucosamine 1-carboxyvinyltransferase, whose product is MPARLAIEGGIPLRGSVSVSAAKNAALPALAAGLLTAEPLTFPNVPDLQDVHTMVRLLQTLGASVDRLGSRARVRVPHVSSDVAAYDLVSTMRASVLVLGPLVARHGSARVALPGGCAIGVRPIDQHLKGLAKLGAEIAIENGYVVARASRLKGGRIATDLVTVTGTENLMMAATLAQGTTVIENAAREPEVVDLARLLQAMGAHIDGAGTPRIEIEGVSDLGGALHSIIPDRVEAGTLLVAAAVTAGDVLVSGLVPDHITAVLAKLEECGVTLEIGADRIRVRGPERPRPADITTSPFPGFPTDMQAQLMTLLGLADGQSRITETIFENRFMHAAELVRMGARIETEGSTAIIRGVPSYQGAPVMASDLRASAALVLAGLAAGGRTEVSRVYHLDRGYERLEVKLRGLGARIERWP
- the hisH gene encoding imidazole glycerol phosphate synthase subunit HisH, whose amino-acid sequence is MIAVIDYGRGNLGSVEKAFLRVGVPATITQDPRVVDEADAVVLPGDGAFHDAMTNLEQLGLRAPLMRALDGRRPFLGICLGYQLLFSSSEEFGQGRGLDIVPGVVRRFPPGRKIPHMGWNRVYYDADLRLFAGIPVGAHFYFVHSFYPVVAEGTAVRVAWCEYGVRFAAALERGRFFATQFHPEKSQRWGLRLLENFAAVVKGG
- the hisG gene encoding ATP phosphoribosyltransferase, which produces MKERLTLALPKGRLLDGALALLRELGVDGIDAESRRLIFSDPRRGLRLLFLKPADIPAYVTYGAADLGIVGKDILLEQEPDVYEPLDLGFGFCRLVVAEPRELWERDDPAKWSWVRVATKYPRMTERYFSEHGVQVEIVRLDGSIELAPLVGLAERIVDLVQSGETLRANGLVEVAEIARSTARVIVNRASMKTEYAAVTELLDELRGRAAAPPATRGSRR
- the hisD gene encoding histidinol dehydrogenase, with protein sequence MIRTLDARRLGLAAVARELARPPAAVDPAIPRAVDDILCAVRERGDAALLELTARFDGLAVSTAAALAIPPEELEAAERALEPSVRAALLYAAERIERYHAAALPKTWRITDEHGSILGQEVRALDRVGIYVPGGRAAYPSTVLMTAVPARVAGVPEIVLVSPPGRAGNVDPTVLAAARVAGVTEAWRVGGAQAIAALAYGTRTIRKVDKVVGPGNVYVALAKARVYGDVGIDMVAGPSEVLVIADAYADPEWIAADLLAQAEHDPMARAVLVTDAADLAPRVVGALAAQLERLARKEIAGPALQGHGALVLVSTLEEAADLANLLAPEHLELLVRVPQALLPRVRHAGAIFVGGRTPEVVGDYVAGPSHVLPTAGTARFSSPLGVEDFVKRSSVIEYSSAGLQAALPHLRALADIEGLGGHRRAADVRAGGESR